A stretch of DNA from Glycine max cultivar Williams 82 chromosome 18, Glycine_max_v4.0, whole genome shotgun sequence:
AAGTAGCACAGAAACATCTTGAAGTGTAATAGTTGCCTCTCCACACTTCAAATGAAATGTATGCGTTTCTGGCCTCCACCTTTCAATAAAAGCATTCACCAATGCTCCATTCACTTTCAGCTGCGCCAATTTCATTATCGGGTACAAACCCGAAATTTGTAATAGAGGAATAATTTCTTCGGGCGGTGCTTCTCTATGATTGTACAGTGGTGTGGCTCGTCGAATTTTTAATGTCCTATCATTAGCACCATTCCAAATATGTTGGGATACATGATTTTTTTGCATCCACAATAAATCATCCTCTAATGGTCCAGATGCCACGTCATAATGATGAGAAGATGACGAACTAGCCATATTAAAACTCCtgtatagaaagaaaaaaaaattaatagtcacacatatcataaataataaataaagtcaagTACGTACgcgtaatttaaattttagaaacgagcacgtaatttaaattttagaaaaaacacgtaatttaaattttacaaacaaacaataatttaaattttcttataaatttttttacttaatttcagaaaatatatatatatattttttttatatttaacaatttaaaaaaataatttctacacattgagaaatttttttcttcattttcagaaaatatatatatattttttgtcaatttcaacaatttcaatatatatatatatataataaaaataatttttacacattcagaatttttttcttcattttcagaaaatatatatatatattttgtcaatttcagcaatttcaatatatatatatatatatatatatatatatatataatatatatataataatttttacacattcagaatttttttcttcattttcagaaaatatatatatatataattttttgtcaatttcagcaatttcaatatatatatatatatataataaaaaataatttcttcacattgatgaattttttttctcaactttcagaaaatatatatatatattttgtcaatTTCAGCAATTtcaataaacatatatatatatatatatatatatatatatatatatatatataaaataaaaataatttcttcacattgaggattttttttctcaactttcagaaaatatatatatttttttcctcaatttcaccaatttcagaaaataatataagaacacgtatatatatattttttatatataataataatatgcctttcttttttaaatacgcCTAATAACAATATTAcagtaatatttattatgaatgttaattaaatttatattctaaaaattaaacaaccgtaacacaaataaataatttattatataattaataaaaaataactaaaataataaacaaattaaactaacagcaaaaatatataaagataaaaaaataaacttgttaTGTTGTAAGTTAATACAATTTTCTTGTACACAAGATGACcacctgcaaaaaaaaaacatacaaataataaaatataacaatttataaaaaataaataaatttgaaacaattaaaaaaataacatacctTGCTGGGGAGAATGGAAACAAAAATGGAGTGTTCGAAGGGGGGGAACAAGCTTGAGACAGAGGAGAGTTTGGGGGAGAAGGAGGGGGTGGGGTGAGGGGGGACCAGGAGGGGGTGGGTGGGGGGGGGCCTTTATCGGGCAGGAGGAGGGGGTGGGGGGGTGGGGGGCTGGCGCCTACGGTTGCGCCTGGTGCAGGGGCGCCACCAGTCGCACCCAGTGGCAGGGCGCTACCAGACGCGCCTGCGTCAGGGGCGCTACCTGCTGCTCCCTCGTGCGCCGCGCCTGTGCCACGTGTCACGCGCACAGTGGAAGCGCCTGGCTGGGGGGCGCTTTGCAATAAAAAAACAGACCCCCCCAGAAATAATTGCAAAAGAGcccattttttataaataatttgtaaaaaagccCCTTTTTAGTGTTTTTGTCCTAGAGCATCAGTTCTTGATCGGACTAACGAGACTAGTCCAGTTTTCAAAACTGAGTGCATGTGcatgattatataaaatatataataatcatGTTTATTAtgtaaagtaatataaaatctatatagtcatctaattttaaaatctttgatatggaaattatttttgtcaaattttttggacatgttttaattttaagtgaaaatagttactgtgaaaataatttattacaacATTTATTTTGGAGAAGAAAGTTTAATtgaaataatacaattttttttaatttgtgggtataaaaaataatgctaaaaaatttataataactcatgcTCAATTAAATCCCCCTTGATTGAAATCAATGTTATTAAACTCGGCCGAATAACCGAATTAGTAATGGTTAAACTAGTGAATAAGCAATTAGTCCGATTTAAtctcatatatattaaaataaattatatgtataatataatttaattaatcaatccaTTACTAGaaagtttaatatttatcaaattctaACAATGCACAAAATCAAAGCAAgttgaaattaaatgaaaagatCTTCaagtatatattgatttttaaatataatttttttagaagattgttaaataaaatattcatcagGGAACGAACTCAGGGAAGAGGGAAACGACGGAAATATTTCATCATTCATCAACATGACAAAATGCAGCGCCATTTtgcgatatttttttttaaaaaaaaaaaagcgtgCTCAACCCAGACTAGGTTTGCAAAACCGATCGTGTTACCGAGTTTTGCCGAAACCAACCGGTTCTCACCTGGCCAAATAGGATCATATATATTTCAGATCTGATTGCTTTCTCATACTAGTAAGGGATTCGAGACCTGACCGAACCGGTCCGACCGGCCGACCCAGGGCATTTTCACAACACTCATTGAAATAATACAATTTAGAAAGGAAacaattataattgaataattgttttttatttaatcgtCCAAGGATATTTATAGTtgatctttatttaatttaaataagaattttatatGACCatctaatttaaattacttatgattgtatacaaaaattattaaataggaaaattattcaaatcaataatcaataattaaatataaaataggtaaaaaaaaatactttttacgtCTATATCTTCGTATCAATTATAATCTGTTTCTCACAGTACATTATCTGcaacaatatattataatattttttacatttatcattttatcaataGTTTAAgtaattctttattttaagcCGAGTCTTcaaattactttaaattttaaaaaacataccTCTACACAAATTGATTCCTGCAAAGTATTTGAAATAAAtgtttacttttatattataaattcttgAATatagaatattataaatatacttaattactaatttttatttttattgaaagaaaaaaatttatattttcttacattttgtaatagaaatataaaagtaataaaattgttaattccTTCCTTCGTtcctaaatatatatttttttcaattttatttgttctgtttTATAAGACtcttatcaaatttttttattaattatttttttattaatatatccttaattattttacaataaatattataaaaatctatTCTCTCTATTATAAGGatgggagaaaaaaattaacatatattaattaattaattagaaagtaattaaatgaaaagagaaagacaatgaatttcaattattcAAGGATATTAAGGCTATGTTCTACCAGGTATTTCCACTAActtctagattttttttactgaaaatattgtttgatttttcactagataagttttttttttattagcttctaaagttttttaaaacactacttgaagtagtatttttaaaatattggcttctatttctaactttttatatttttttcaatttttattcttgatatatttatccaattttacaattatctttttttagataactcattattttattatttttttcatttcatactTTTCAGTTAGCTTTCAGGTAGTTGTTTAGTTTCTCTTGagtttttagttagtttttgtCGAACTTAGTCTAAGTTAACTAACTTTCTTAAAGagtgtaaattaatttaaaaagtctTATATTTAAGAACATAGAGATAATACATTGATATTTAAGCTATATTCGGCAATACATTTTagctagtttttattttttttattaactgaaaAACTTGTTTAACCATTtggtaaacaaatttttttaataacttttaacgtTTTTTGAAATActaacttctaatttttttatatttttcttctttttatccttaatatatttattaaatttcttgattatcctttttaaaaaaaattatgatttctatttttatatcattttatacttttcatcTAATTTAACCGATACCGaccatttataatttaataaactaattttcaGCAGCAAGCTTTCATTTACGACTAGTTATTTAACATTTAGTTaactttttaactaattttaccgATTATAgccttaatatatattttagattattgtattgttgcaaaaaaataattgaccatTATGTATAAGATTTTCTTTATATCCATTTTAGTGTTAATTCataatatgtgtgtgtgatttaatattaatatctaTGTTTACaagatttataaatttttataatttaatttaaatataatttatcatatttatacataaatgtgaaattttattaatatctaAATCTGGTGGCTAAATATTTATAACACATGAAACTTAGATAAACACTTTAGATGAAAAATGTActtgtttatatttaattagttaaaagttTTAAGTGGtgttattaacttattttaaatcaaaacgtggaatatatatttataattattaatgagcTATTTAAACATTATGAAAATAATTGTCGATCAACTTATATatgatttagttttaattttaaataaagcttgaaatgtgaaaaaaatattattattacttatttaatattttttttagagattgACCAACAAAGtttgataattatttaataatgaatataaatattgtcattgatttattaatatttttataatttattatttataatagaaaTTGAAGTTGATGACTAATATAGTCAATTAAGTATCTTATTGCCTAAATAAATTAAGTATCTTCTATTGCAAAAATTTTAAgtgatataattgtttttaattcattaattgcTGTCCACATTTATTCGGATATCTTtgcctaaaatatatttatcgtaacataaagcttttttttttttacagcaacataaatctttattctttttctatattttgagTAGTGGGTTTAGGAAAATTTAAATCCATATTTAAGTGAGACAATATAGTATGATTATAtttcacaaatatattttactctttaattataacaatgcatgcttataattttaaaaaatagagaattaaatgacctaattatatatttacatgatatagatttggataaattttttttaatgaaattagattaaaaaaatattgtagccAGTTTTCTTATGCATAATGATATAGTCAATAGTTTATTAATatagaaatttttatttaatataaaaattaaatgttgtataaaaaatgttttttgtaatgttttctctattcaaaagaaaaagctGATTCGATAGATAAAAGATTAAACCActcatttttatctatttgtaTCAAATAGATTTACGAATTAAGTTATAGTTTATTATGTCgataacatgattttttaattaaaatttaaatattaaattaaaattattaatttcttttctaaCATTGCATCAACATGAAAGTAAAAGTTGATGAGGAGTACTATCAACACATTTTCTAATAGGCACTCTTTCTAACACACTCTAgtattgattaaaattgattggaatgtataaaattatgaaaaaaagtcattaaatattatatagaaTCCACtatcttttgtatttaaaaaaatttaaccaatcaaaaaaacatgttcaaaagaatatattattaacatttttcaaaGTTGATTATCTCGCCTTGATGTAGGATGAAACAATGACAAATGGCCAAGTAGTTTTAAATGGCAAGAGAATGTGAAGGACTCAGACGAAATCatcatttattttgaaaatattagaaaaatccAATAACAATTTATGCTACTATCATTAATTAGATCATTTTGTTCTATCTGTAGTTGTCATTTGCTCTAGGTGATTCATGTAGCttaactacaattttttttatgctctATATACAAATTactatgacatttttttttatagaaattgtaAATATGCTACTAAAGTAATCTTATTTCGTAGTTATTAATATAGATTCATGTTTCCTTACAGTACTTAAACAATTTCTTAAGACATTATCATATAtcaaatctatatatatatatatatatataagatttacTTTCTCCTCACCAAAATATTCACTTATGAATAGCACTGGAAAACACACTATtagtatattataataatatattttaaaggtAAGCTTATTAAATAaggtaaaattagttaaaatttatttatatttgaaaaaaaaacagtatctTTTGTTGTTTAATTACATTCTAGAGTGAAAGCTCAAATTCACACTTTCTGCGAATAATAACTGTCAAAATCAAAACTACGTACTAGTTTCCTCTTGATTCACTTGGGAGTATTTGTTGCCCAAGCAAATAACTTCACAAGTTGGATTTAACGTGTTAAACTGTTACCAATTCATTTCATGGGCTCATGGCTGCTGAATCATCTTGCCATTTTCACTCCCTTTCATCACAGTGAGTTGTTTGTTTTCATAGAATTTTATTGTCATATTCCCATGTCACTAAAAGCTGTAAAtgcctttatttttaattgagccattttaatctttaaacaTGTAATTCTCACTGTTATTAAGTTTCCTATTGATCTTGGCTGTTATTGTGCTCATAAATGTCTATTATgatcatatttattttgtgactatactataattaaatgatattacaaTTTTGTTGAACTTATACAAATGACAACTTATGGTATGGAtggaaattttttaatagaagatGAAATGGAAGTAGTTAAGTTTGTCTCTAAACGTTTGCTATATGAACATGGTAGTGACATGTTACGAAGAATTTGAGATTTGGTCTCTGGACTCATTCCATGTAAGACCttgatgaatatatatattccttCTCTTAGTAGTGggacaaaaattatttatcaaatatagaGATTGAAACTTTGTTACTTAAACAACCCTACCAAATATTCCATTATCACCTAAATAAGACTTTACAACCTTGTAATTAAAGGAATAAATAAATCACATACCAAGTTTTTGGAGCAACTCTGAACTCTACGGTTCAATTCTGTTGTCCCTGTATAATTGTAATGTTGTTTGATATtaacttgtaataaaaaaatagataaatttagAGTAAGTTAATTTTCATGGCGAAGGGAGGCATTCATGATTTACTTACAAGTTCTTAATTCtaattttcaacaaataaaaagcattttttttcctttgatttatGCTATCATGGAGGCATTCATGATAcaattctttctttctcatcCATGGTCAGCACTCGGTCTGACCTCAAATGCAGGACCCCCCTATCAGACTCACATCCTCATCCGGCAGCTATGACAAGCAAAGTTAGAATATACTAGTAGATGTAGgtgtaaattggaataattataaatagagaaaaatcattaacattacatcaaagagtagcTTTGGTAGGCTAAGTTctcaacattctcatcttctgaattttCTTCTACAAGAATATTGGATTTTCTAATCTCTTTTGTCTTTAATTAAgcaatttaaattcttgtttaaatttccctcttgtttgatttaattttctgtcaatttaaatttttgtttttctcataaccttttgaaaataattttctttaacttcttttattaataaaatattcatctatctAAGGACAAATAAATCCTCTGTGGATTCAACACTTGGACTTCCgtttttattttactacttGAGATGAATTGGTGCACTTGTCAATCCATCAATAGCCCAAGTACAAGTGTTACACACTCCTAACGGCCAATCGCACCACAATTTTGGAGGAAGCTTTCAAACTAGAGGTACCCATCCGGCTACCCCAGATGAAACCTCCCAAGTCGGGGTCAGATGCAACAAAATACTGCAAATATCACCGCGATATTGGTTATAACACTGAAGACTGTTAGGCCTTAAAGGACAAGATAGAAGAACTTACACAAGCTGGGTAACTAGTCTAGTTTGTTAAGAGACCAGACAATCACCAAGCAGGAGCATGACCCGGAGGTCATCAAGAGAAGCAAAATAGGAACCAGGAAGCAGCCGAGAGAAGAGCGGAAGATGGAGGCAAACAAAGACACCAACAACAACGGCGTGAGCGACAACCTCCATAAGAATAGGAACCCACCCAAAAAATTAGAGGTATAGTCAAGATCATTGCGGGAAGATTTTCCTATGGAGGACAATCCAACCAATCCCAAAAATGTTATCTATGCGCCATCCAAAACATCGACATTAATTTTGCCATCACACCCCTACAGTGAAGTCTCCCTCCTATCACCATTACGGACATGGACTTCAAGGGCATCAACCCCGTCATTCAAGATGACCCTATGGTTGTCTCCATCATCATTGCAAATTTCATGGTGTCCAGGGTCCTCAATGACTAGGGCAGTTTCGTTGATATCCTGTATTGGAAAACCTTCAGAGACTCGAGGTCTCATCCGACATTGTCTACCCTCACACCGGTCCATTCCTCGGCTTTACAGGCAAGAAAGTCGAGACCAGAGACTACATGGACTTGATGACCACCTTCGCTTAGGGCAATCTCTCCAGGAGCTTCACCATCAAATATCTACTAGTTAACACAAACACATCATACTTTGCCTTAATCAGCAGAAAGACACTTAACGAACTTGGAGCCACAGTCTCCACGCCCCATTTGACAATGACATTCTCTACACTAGCAAAGGAGATTGTAACCTTCAAGGTTGACCAAAAGCAAGCATGACAATGCTATGTAGAGAGCCTGATGGTAGCACCATATCCTCATATCCAGGAGCTTGCCATGCCTCACCACACAGTGGCTGAAACCACTAAAGTTGTGATCATGGATGAAGGTCCCAGATCTGAGCCTTGACCATCTACCAAACCAGCCTAAGCAGTGAATTTGAAATAGATCCGCGAGACAACACCTTTGACATAGACCCGAAACCCATTGAACAGCTTGTCCAGCTGCAACTCGGATCTAAACCTGAGCAGTGCACACGATTTAGTAGGGACCTCACTAGTCCCGAGCACCGGCACATCATCGACGTGCTACGTAGAAATGTGAATTTATTTTCCTGGAAGCCATCTAACATGCCGAGAATCCACCCCGGCATAATCTGCCACAAACTTGCTATATGTCCCTAGGTTAAACCAATAtcacagaagaaaagaaagatggaaGAAGAACGACATAAAGTCGTCAAAGAAGAAGTCGACAAACTCCTCAAGGCAAACTTCATAAGAGAAGTCAGGTTTTCTACCTGGCTCACCAATGTCATGGTAAAAAAGGCCAATGACAAATGGCG
This window harbors:
- the LOC121173929 gene encoding protein MAIN-LIKE 2-like, with the translated sequence MEVVAHAVVVGVFVCLHLPLFSRLLPGSYFASLDDLRVMLLLGDCLYFVASDPDLGGFIWGSRMGTSSLKASSKIVVRLAVRSVSFNMASSSSSHHYDVASGPLEDDLLWMQKNHVSQHIWNGANDRTLKIRRATPLYNHREAPPEEIIPLLQISGLYPIMKLAQLKVNGALVNAFIERWRPETHTFHLKCGEATITLQDVSVLLGIPVDGRPLIGNTNIDWFELFHELLGVMPDDAAIDGNSIKLSWLSSHFANIHDFTGNQEGLERFARAWILRFIGGVMFVDKSSKRVHLKYLQFLRDLRECSSYAWGAAVLGNLYREMCIATDYNAKSIGGFTLLIQLWAWERCPTLAPSVIPPQQQNAPLGYRWLGGELHHIGNDNLIEFRRKLDVMKRDEFVWVPYAGHVEMN